In a single window of the Priestia filamentosa genome:
- a CDS encoding glucose 1-dehydrogenase, which produces MSFNGRVVVVTGAANGIGKEVSKQYAAKGANVIIADFDEEAGREHEKQIRQDGGKATFIKTDVRNEKDIINLMTEAVRTYGKIDILINNAGVSRWKSPYELSIEEWDDIINTNLRSVFLCSREAAKEIKKNDIGGAIVNMASTRAAMSEPHTEGYAATKGGIVALTHALAISFSEDKITVNSISPGWIETDNYESLRNIDHTQHPSQRVGKPSDIAKACLYLTHLDNDFVTGTNLVVDGGMTRKMIYEY; this is translated from the coding sequence ATGTCCTTTAATGGAAGGGTTGTTGTTGTAACAGGAGCAGCAAATGGAATTGGGAAAGAGGTATCAAAACAATATGCAGCAAAAGGAGCAAACGTTATAATAGCTGATTTTGATGAAGAAGCAGGAAGAGAGCATGAAAAGCAAATTCGTCAAGATGGAGGCAAAGCAACCTTTATTAAAACAGATGTAAGAAATGAAAAGGATATTATCAACTTAATGACAGAAGCTGTTCGTACATATGGAAAGATTGATATTTTAATAAATAACGCTGGCGTTTCGAGATGGAAATCTCCTTATGAGCTATCCATTGAAGAATGGGATGACATAATTAATACAAACTTACGAAGCGTATTTTTATGTTCTAGAGAAGCTGCAAAGGAAATAAAGAAAAATGACATAGGTGGCGCTATTGTGAATATGGCTTCAACAAGGGCGGCAATGTCAGAACCACATACAGAAGGATACGCGGCAACAAAAGGAGGAATTGTGGCCTTAACGCATGCATTAGCTATTTCCTTTAGTGAGGATAAAATTACTGTTAATTCCATTTCACCAGGATGGATTGAAACAGATAATTATGAATCACTGCGCAACATTGATCATACTCAACATCCATCGCAACGAGTAGGAAAACCAAGTGATATTGCAAAAGCATGTTTATATCTAACACATCTTGACAATGATTTCGTAACAGGGACAAACCTTGTTGTAGATGGTGGAATGACCCGAAAAATGATTTATGAATATTGA